In Rhodanobacter denitrificans, the sequence CTGCCGCGGCAGCGCTACGAGAGCAACTGCCTGCGCATCGAGCACGTGCTGGAGCGGCTGGTCGCCGAGGGACTGCTGCACCGCGACGAGCTGCCGGACGGCGAGGTGCTGTACGCGTTGAACAGGCACACCAGGCAGCTGCAGCCGAACTGACCGCGACACGGGTTTTCACGACGGAGGACCGATCCCATGCCATCTGCGCTCACCTATCCGGGCGTCTACATCGAGGAAATTCCCAGCGGCGTCCGCACCATCACCGGGGTGGCCACCTCGATCACCGCCTTCGTCGGCCGTGCCGCGCGCGGCCCGATCGATGCCGATGCGGAAAGCCCGGTCATCATCAACAGCTACGGCGACTTCGAGCGCAACTTCGGCTCCCTCGACCCGGCCTGTCCGATGGGCTATGCCGTGCGCGACTTCTACCTCAACGGCGGCGCGCAGGCGGCGATCGTGCGCTTGTACAAGGGGACCGACGGCAAGCCGGCAAAGGCGGCCATCGCGATCGCCAACCTGCCGCTGGAGGCAGCCTCGGCCGGCAGCTGGGGCAACCAGCTGCGCGTGCGCATCGACGGCAACGTGTCCGCCGACATCGCCACCGGCTTCGGCCTGGCGGTGGGCGACCTGTTCAACCTCACCGTGCGCGACCTGGCCAGCGGTACCCAGGAGAGCTTCCTCAACCTCAGCGTGAAGGAGAGCCCGCGGCGGATCGACCGTGTGCTGAAGGCGGGCTCCTCGCTGCTGCGCGTGGCGTCTTCGCTGGTCCTGCCCGCCACCGCCATGCCCGCCGCCCACCTCGACGCGGACGCCGGCAAGACCGTGTGGGAGCAGGACAAGTCCTCCACCGGTGTCGCCGCGGCCGGCCAGGCCGTCGACAGCGCGGCGCTGGACGACAACGCGTACCTGGGCAGTGCGGGCGCCAAGACCGGCATCTACGCGTTGAAGAAGACCGACCTGTTCAACCTGCTGTGCATTCCGCCGGACGTGCGGGGGGGCAACACCAGCAAGTCGGTCTACCAGAACGCAATGGCGCTGTGCGTGGAACGTCGTGCGCTGCTGATCGTCGATGCGCCGGCCGAGTGGGGCAGCGCCGGCGCGATCACCCCGGCGGTGCTGGCGGCGCTGGGCCTCGCCGGCACGGCCGCGCGCAACGCCGCGCTGTACTTCCCGCGGGTGATCGAATCGGACCCGAAACGCCAGGGCCAGCTCGACACTTTCGTGTCCTGCGGCATCGTCGCCGGGGTGATGGCGCGCACCGATACGCAGCGCGGCGTGTGGAAGGCGCCGGCCGGCATCGACGCGGCACTGAACGGCGTGCAGGGGCTCGCCGCCACGCTCAACGACGCCGAGAACGGCATGCTCAATCCGCTCGGCGTGAACTGCCTGCGCAGCTTCCCGCTGGTCGGCCCGGTGCTGTGGGGGGCGCGCACGCTGCGCGGCGCCGACCTGCTCGCCGACGAATACAAGTACGTGCCGGTGCGGCGGCTTGCGCTGTACATCGAGGAAAGCCTGTTCCGCGGCACCCAGTGGGTGGTGTTCGAGCCGAACGACGAGCCGCTGTGGTCGCAGATCCGCCTCAACGTGGGCGCCTTCATGCAGAACCTGTTCCGCCAGGGCGCGTTCCAGGGCAAGACGCCGGCCGACGCGTACTTCGTGAAGTGCGACAAGGAAACCACCACGCAGAACGACATCAACCTCGGCATCGTCAACATCGTGGTCGGCTTCGCGCCGCTCAAGCCCGCCGAGTTCGTGGTCATCCAGCTGCAGCAGATGGCCGGCCAGATCCAGACCTGAGGACACATCCATGGCTCAGTTCAGCGTCAATGCGCAGCGCTTCGATCCGTACAAGAACTTCAAGTTCCGGGTGAAATGGGACGGCCGCTACGTCGCCGGCATCAGCAAGGTGTCGGGCCTGAAGCGCACCACCGAGGTGGTCAAGCACCGCGAGGGCGGCGACCCCAGCAGCACGCGCAAGTCGCCCGGGCGCACCGAGTACGAGGCGATCACCATCGAGCGCGGCGTCACCCACGACACCGAGTTCGAGAAGTGGGCGAACAAGGTGTGGAACTTCGGCGCCGGGCTCGGCGCGGAAGTCTCGCTGAAGGACTTCCGCAAGGACCTGATCCTGGAGGTCTACAACGAGGCCGGCCAGCTCGCGCTCGCCTACAAGCTGTACCGCTGCTGGGTCTCGGAGTACCAGGCGATGCCGGACCTGGACGCGAACGCGAACGCGGTGGCGATCCAGCACCTGAAGCTCGAGAACGAGGGTTGGGAGCGCGACGTCGGCGTGCCGGAGCCGGCCGAGCCGAGCTTCACCGTACCCGCCGGCTGAGCGCCATGCACACGCCCACGCCCGCGCAGCTGCTGCAGGTCTGGGAACGCGGGGGCGACCCGTCCGCCGCGGCACGCGGGCTGTTGCTGCTCGGCTGCAGCTGCGACGAATACTCCGCCGAAACGCAGGCGGCCTTGCCGCTGGGCCGGCGCGATGCGCTGCTGCTGGAGTTGCGCGAGCGCCTGTTCGGCGCCGCGATCGACGCGGTGGCGACATGCCCGCAATGCGCGGCCACGGTCGAGGCCACGTTCCGCTGCGATGACCTGCGGCTGCCGGATGCGGAAGCCGCCGCCACCACGCTGGAACACGCCGCACACGGCATCCGCGTGCAGTTCCGCCTGCCCGACAGCCGCGACCTGCTGGCACTGGAAAACTGCGGCGATGCCGGGGCGGCGCGCGCGCTGCTGCTCGAACGTTGCGTGCTCGCCGCGCAGCGTGGCAGCGAATCGCGCGAGCCGCGCGGCCTGCCGCACGAGCTGCAGGCGGAGATCGCGCAGGCGATGGCGCAGGCCGATCCGCAAGCCGACCTGCAACTGGCGTTCCGCTGCCCGGACTGCGGCCACGCATGGCAGCCGCTGTTCGATATCGCGCGCTTCCTGTGGCAGGAGCTGCATGCCTGGGCGCTGCACATGCTGCGCGAGGTGGACACCCTGGCGCAGGCCTACCACTGGGCCGAGGCCGACATCCTCGCGCTGAGCCAGCGCCGCCGCCAGGCTTACCTGGAGCTGTGCACGCCATGAGCGATTTCCTCGACCGGCTGGCGGCACGCGCGATCGGCAGCGAAACCTCGCTGATGCCGCGGTTGCCGTCGCTGTTCGAACCGCTGCAGCGTGCGCCGATCATGCCGCTGGCCGATGCGGGTGAGGTGCTGCCAGACCGGCGCGAGGCGGTGCCCGCAGTTCACGCGGTGCCGGGCGTGGCGCCGACAAGTGCCACGCCCGCGAGCACGTCGGCGCGGCCGGCTGCAGCGCCCGTCGCGCCCATCAAGCACGTGGTGGGAGCGGTGTCGGCAAGCGCTGCCGTGAGCGCAGCGCAGCACGTATTGACACCGTCGACCGTCGGCGCGCGGGCCTCCGCTCCCGCCGTCGACCGTCCGGCAGCGCCACCTGTGTCGGCGCGTCCGGCCATGCCCGCAGCGCCGCTACCGGTCCAGCCGCGGCAGGCGCGCGTCGCGCCGGATCGGCCGGAAACGGTGCGGACGCCAGCATCGAACGGCGTCTTGTTGCCCGCGCCTGCGCCGGTGTTTGCCGTAACGCTTGCGGCGCCCGCACGATCCGGGCGCACCGTCGCCGCGCGGGCCGCGGCGGCGCGAACCGAAGGCAAGGCTGATGCAGCGGGCGAGCCGGTGGTACACGTCAGCATCGGCCGGCTCGAAGTGCGCGCCGCGCCGGTGGCCGCCGCGCCGCCGCGTCGTCGCGACGGCCCGCAGCCCGGCAGCCTCGACGACTACCTGCGCCAACGCGGCGGCAAGGCCTCGCCATGAGCAACGTGCTGGCGATCGCCGCGACCACGCGCACGCTGCGCAACCTGCTGCTGGCGCAGGTGCCGGTGCTGGATGCGGAACTGAGCGACCTGGAAGTGACCCTGCAGCCGCCCGACGTGGCGCGCAAGGGGATCAGCAAGGCGCAGCTCAACCTGTTCCTGTACCAGGTGGTCGCCAATGCCGCCTGGCGCAACCTCGACCTGCCGGGGCAAGTGCGTCCCGGCGAGACCGCGCCGCCGCCGCTGGCGCTGAACCTGCATTACGTGATCACCGCCTGGGGCCGCGGCGAAAACGACAACGACGCGATCAGCCATCGCGTGCTGGCCGCCGCGATGAGCACCCTGCACGACCGCGGCGTGCTCGACGGCAACGACATCCGCAACGCGCTGCCAGACAACGATCTGGCCGGCCAGGTCGAGCGCGTGCGGGTCACCCCGCTGCCGCAGAGTGTGGACGAGCTGTCCCGGCTGTGGACCGCGTTCCAGACCAACTACCGCGCCTCGGCCGTCTACGAGGCGGCGGTGGTGCTGATCGACAGCCAGGCGGCGATGCGTGCGCCGCTGCCGGTGCTGCGGCGCGGCCCGCAGGATCGCGGCGTGATCACCACCGCGTCCGCCGCCGCGGTGCTGGACGCGCTCGACTACCCGCGCCATCAGGCTGCCGTGCGCCTCGGCGAGGACATCGTGCTGAACGGTCGCCAGCTCGCGACGGATCATGCGCTGGCCCGCTTCAGCAGCCTGCGCCTGGACGCGCCGATCGATCTCGCGCCGCTGCCCGGCGACGCGGCCGGCACGTTGCGCGTGCATCTCGCCGACACCGCCGACGATGCCGACGCCGTCGCGCGCTGGGCGCCGGGCATCTACACCGTGGCCCTGCTGGTGCAGCCGCCGGGACTGCCGCCGTTGCTCAGCAACGAGCTGCCGCTGGTGCTGGCGCCGCGCATCGTGCTCGGCTCGCTCGCCGCCGCGGCCGGCGACTTCGCCTTGAACCTGACCTGCACGCCGCGCATCCGCGACGGCCAGCGCGTGTTCCTGCTGTTCGGCGACCGCCTGCTGGCGCCGGCCAGCCTCGGCAACCCGGCCGACATGCAGCAGCCGACCGCGCTGGTCTTCAAGCTCACCGGCGTGGCCGCGGGCAGGTACACCGTGCGCC encodes:
- a CDS encoding DUF4255 domain-containing protein: MSNVLAIAATTRTLRNLLLAQVPVLDAELSDLEVTLQPPDVARKGISKAQLNLFLYQVVANAAWRNLDLPGQVRPGETAPPPLALNLHYVITAWGRGENDNDAISHRVLAAAMSTLHDRGVLDGNDIRNALPDNDLAGQVERVRVTPLPQSVDELSRLWTAFQTNYRASAVYEAAVVLIDSQAAMRAPLPVLRRGPQDRGVITTASAAAVLDALDYPRHQAAVRLGEDIVLNGRQLATDHALARFSSLRLDAPIDLAPLPGDAAGTLRVHLADTADDADAVARWAPGIYTVALLVQPPGLPPLLSNELPLVLAPRIVLGSLAAAAGDFALNLTCTPRIRDGQRVFLLFGDRLLAPASLGNPADMQQPTALVFKLTGVAAGRYTVRLRVDGADSIPVDFSGSAPAFAADQQVVVS
- a CDS encoding phage tail protein, with the translated sequence MAQFSVNAQRFDPYKNFKFRVKWDGRYVAGISKVSGLKRTTEVVKHREGGDPSSTRKSPGRTEYEAITIERGVTHDTEFEKWANKVWNFGAGLGAEVSLKDFRKDLILEVYNEAGQLALAYKLYRCWVSEYQAMPDLDANANAVAIQHLKLENEGWERDVGVPEPAEPSFTVPAG
- a CDS encoding phage tail sheath family protein, which translates into the protein MPSALTYPGVYIEEIPSGVRTITGVATSITAFVGRAARGPIDADAESPVIINSYGDFERNFGSLDPACPMGYAVRDFYLNGGAQAAIVRLYKGTDGKPAKAAIAIANLPLEAASAGSWGNQLRVRIDGNVSADIATGFGLAVGDLFNLTVRDLASGTQESFLNLSVKESPRRIDRVLKAGSSLLRVASSLVLPATAMPAAHLDADAGKTVWEQDKSSTGVAAAGQAVDSAALDDNAYLGSAGAKTGIYALKKTDLFNLLCIPPDVRGGNTSKSVYQNAMALCVERRALLIVDAPAEWGSAGAITPAVLAALGLAGTAARNAALYFPRVIESDPKRQGQLDTFVSCGIVAGVMARTDTQRGVWKAPAGIDAALNGVQGLAATLNDAENGMLNPLGVNCLRSFPLVGPVLWGARTLRGADLLADEYKYVPVRRLALYIEESLFRGTQWVVFEPNDEPLWSQIRLNVGAFMQNLFRQGAFQGKTPADAYFVKCDKETTTQNDINLGIVNIVVGFAPLKPAEFVVIQLQQMAGQIQT